A genome region from Chitinophagales bacterium includes the following:
- a CDS encoding T9SS type A sorting domain-containing protein, whose protein sequence is SSGTYTDTFTAANGCDSVLTTNLTVLPNAASAQSISICDGESFFAGGAMQNSSGTYTDTFTAANGCDSVLTTNLTVLPNAASAQSISICDGESFFAGGTMQSSSGTYTDTFTAANGCDSVLTTNLTVLPNAASSQSISICDGESFFAGGAMQNNSGTYTDTFTAANGCDSVLTTNLTVLPVYSSSSDTTICLGDPYQGEFYNSDTVLIDSLLSIDGCDSVITTNVFVQQCCPVPILLCEDTIEIEYNQVYCGTFNLSDPDVDSPCNIVSLTNDYPGGPFPEGTTTVTWIATDLFGQSDTCQQTVVYQPSTLFSSYTLLAEEQVYLLPTNDVQRGAVGVMSPTGDAYLQNHTLVTGPGSFVASPIITTFPHTQVSNPIYSPANVTLPDFEVNPVPNSGADVTIRTNQTAVLTDTVYGRIRLFKGATVIFDNPHGVVNAKEIRVNHKAAGAHTRLEFKQCTKVRVKERVDLGPRCTINPDSLNVIFYVESANTDAKDNQPAVDIGPRAVVYADFYVPNGRFYAHPGTHVDPARYNGTFIAKWINGDPDIVWRRRADCDYVYTCPGNQFKHTSIEESTSEEVLFESYPNPFENTTTIKFVALSADDRVSLKVFDTSGKLVTSLFEGEIEAGQENSVVFDASSLARGVYFTVLQTSKGSYYNKLVHIR, encoded by the coding sequence ACAGTTCGGGAACATATACCGATACATTTACCGCTGCGAATGGTTGTGACAGTGTGTTGACCACAAACCTAACAGTATTGCCCAATGCAGCTTCTGCTCAAAGCATCAGCATTTGCGATGGGGAATCTTTCTTTGCAGGAGGAGCAATGCAGAACAGTTCGGGAACATATACCGATACATTTACCGCTGCGAATGGTTGTGACAGTGTATTGACCACAAATTTAACGGTATTGCCCAATGCAGCTTCTGCGCAAAGCATCAGCATTTGTGACGGGGAATCATTTTTTGCAGGCGGAACAATGCAGAGCAGTTCAGGAACTTATACTGATACATTTACTGCTGCGAATGGTTGTGACAGTGTATTGACCACAAATTTAACAGTATTGCCGAATGCAGCTTCTTCTCAAAGTATCAGCATTTGTGACGGGGAATCATTTTTTGCTGGTGGAGCAATGCAGAACAATTCGGGAACATATACCGATACATTTACCGCTGCAAATGGCTGTGACAGTGTATTGACCACAAATTTAACAGTATTGCCTGTTTATTCTTCGAGCTCTGATACAACAATTTGCCTGGGAGACCCATATCAAGGCGAATTTTATAATTCAGACACTGTTTTAATAGACAGCCTCTTGAGTATTGATGGCTGTGACAGTGTGATTACTACTAATGTTTTTGTGCAACAGTGTTGTCCTGTTCCAATTTTGCTATGTGAAGATACCATTGAGATTGAGTACAACCAGGTTTATTGCGGAACATTCAATTTGAGCGATCCGGATGTTGATTCGCCCTGTAATATTGTTAGCCTGACGAATGATTACCCTGGCGGTCCTTTCCCTGAAGGAACAACAACTGTTACCTGGATTGCAACAGATTTGTTTGGCCAAAGCGATACTTGTCAGCAAACAGTTGTTTATCAACCTTCAACGCTTTTCAGTTCCTATACTTTGTTGGCAGAAGAACAGGTTTATCTGCTTCCGACCAACGATGTACAAAGAGGTGCTGTTGGTGTAATGAGTCCTACAGGTGATGCCTATTTACAGAATCATACTTTGGTTACAGGCCCGGGATCATTTGTGGCTTCACCTATAATTACTACTTTCCCTCATACGCAGGTTTCAAACCCAATTTACAGTCCTGCGAATGTAACATTGCCGGATTTCGAGGTTAACCCTGTTCCTAATAGTGGTGCTGATGTAACTATTAGAACGAACCAAACAGCAGTGTTAACTGATACTGTTTATGGCAGAATAAGACTGTTCAAGGGAGCCACAGTTATATTTGACAACCCGCATGGTGTAGTAAATGCCAAAGAAATAAGAGTAAATCATAAAGCTGCCGGTGCGCATACAAGACTTGAATTTAAGCAGTGCACAAAAGTGCGTGTGAAAGAGCGTGTTGATTTAGGCCCGAGATGTACCATCAACCCCGACAGCCTGAATGTGATCTTTTATGTAGAAAGTGCCAATACTGATGCTAAGGACAATCAGCCTGCCGTTGATATTGGCCCAAGAGCTGTTGTCTATGCTGATTTTTATGTGCCCAATGGCCGCTTTTATGCACACCCAGGCACTCATGTGGATCCTGCGCGCTACAATGGTACTTTTATTGCAAAATGGATCAATGGTGATCCGGACATAGTTTGGAGAAGAAGAGCAGATTGTGATTACGTTTATACTTGTCCTGGAAATCAATTTAAACATACCAGTATAGAAGAAAGTACTTCAGAAGAGGTGTTGTTTGAATCGTATCCGAATCCATTTGAAAATACCACAACTATCAAGTTTGTTGCATTATCAGCCGATGATCGGGTCAGCTTAAAAGTGTTTGATACAAGTGGAAAATTAGTAACGAGCCTCTTTGAAGGAGAAATAGAAGCCGGCCAAGAGAATTCGGTGGTTTTTGATGCTTCTTCTTTAGCTCGTGGAGTCTATTTCACTGTTTTACAAACCAGCAAGGGAAGCTATTACAATAAACTTGTGCATATCAGGTAA
- a CDS encoding PKD domain-containing protein yields MNLFSGYFIKFFCFIAILFLQNNLYAHGPHGRSANINLNNANANTSEQIKFIENNGQWKAQFDYKLELHGGAMFFEKNALTYSFLSSTDIDKLQSAKTGQGSRTLPADWTVDAHAFRVNFKNALSTVKITADDAFSDYRNYYLGNNSRQWATGVRSYQSILYSGLYDGVDLKFYSANTAAAGKSLKYDFVVHAGHDPSDIHLEYNGLNKMQVQNGNLYLVTSVNSVIEQKPYAYQVINGQKVTVPCNYKLIGNELTFDFPSGYNNNHELIIDPVLEFSTYTGSTSDNFGFTATYDLDGNLYAGGIVFGIGYPTTIGAYQVNYAGQVDVGISKFSPDGSSLIYSTYLGGVDTELPSSLIVNSANELIVMGITGSSDFPTSLNGYDRTFNGGTSASFPNNGATFNNGTDIFVTKFNTAGTALLGSTYMGGSANDGINHNSTAQLQYNYGDQFRGEVIVDEQDNIYVASSTLSSNFPTTAGVFQAASSGGQEAVVFKFNTNLSTLQWSSYLGGSGVDAGYSLKLDSSNDLLVCGGTTSSNLANTSGALNTTYQGGAADGYVSKINNSGTQLIRSTYIGTSAYDQAYFVETDRMNNVYLYGQSRGIYPLTPGVYSNFNTKQFIHKLDNSLSSTLFSTTFGAGTSVPNISPTAFLVDVCGYIYASGWGGNVNTSWNSQTGTTNGMPVSGDAFQSTTDGSDFYFIVLGPDATFLEYATFFGGNGSAEHVDGGTSRFDKRGAIYQAVCAGCGGNSLFPTTPGVWSNTNNSSNCNLGAIKFDFQINSVNVDVSTSSTQGCAPLTIQFDDNDTSAVSYFWDFGNGDTANVKSPSYIFDQPGTYDVTLIGFDSTACVGVVLSDTAYATIEVLSRQSDTVDVNICDGESYFVGGALQTSSGTYIDSFTTTNGCDSIVTTMLTVLPNTASAQSISICDGESFFAGGAMQSSSGTYTDTFTAANGCDSVLTTNLTVLPNTASAQSISICDGESYFAGGALQTTSGTYTDTFTSANGCDSVLTTNLTVLPNAASAQSISICDGES; encoded by the coding sequence ACAAGTGAGCAAATTAAATTTATAGAAAACAATGGCCAGTGGAAGGCGCAGTTTGATTACAAGCTTGAATTGCATGGAGGAGCAATGTTTTTTGAAAAAAATGCGCTCACATACTCTTTTCTGAGCTCTACTGATATTGACAAACTGCAAAGCGCAAAAACCGGCCAGGGTTCTAGAACCCTTCCTGCTGACTGGACGGTAGATGCACATGCCTTTCGGGTTAATTTCAAAAATGCGCTGTCAACAGTGAAAATTACTGCTGATGATGCTTTCAGTGATTATCGCAATTACTATCTGGGCAATAATTCCCGTCAGTGGGCGACAGGTGTGCGTTCTTATCAATCCATTCTTTACTCAGGCTTGTATGATGGTGTTGATTTGAAATTTTATTCTGCAAATACGGCAGCCGCAGGTAAATCCCTGAAATATGATTTTGTAGTACATGCCGGGCACGATCCTTCAGATATTCATCTGGAATACAATGGGCTCAATAAAATGCAAGTGCAAAACGGCAACTTATACCTGGTAACTTCTGTAAATTCTGTAATTGAGCAGAAACCTTATGCCTATCAAGTTATAAATGGTCAGAAAGTCACTGTTCCCTGTAATTATAAACTCATTGGAAACGAGCTTACATTTGATTTCCCTTCAGGCTATAACAACAATCACGAACTGATTATAGACCCTGTGTTAGAGTTTTCTACCTATACCGGTTCCACTTCAGATAACTTTGGTTTCACAGCCACTTATGATTTAGATGGAAATCTATATGCTGGAGGTATTGTCTTTGGAATTGGATATCCCACAACTATAGGTGCATATCAGGTAAATTATGCAGGGCAGGTTGATGTTGGTATTTCCAAATTTTCACCAGATGGTTCCAGTTTGATTTATTCGACTTATTTGGGTGGTGTAGATACAGAACTTCCCAGTAGTTTAATAGTGAATAGTGCCAATGAACTGATAGTTATGGGCATCACCGGCTCATCTGATTTCCCTACAAGTTTAAATGGATATGACAGGACATTTAACGGTGGGACTTCTGCTTCTTTTCCCAATAACGGTGCAACTTTCAATAATGGTACAGATATTTTTGTCACAAAATTTAATACTGCCGGAACTGCGCTTTTGGGCTCTACCTATATGGGTGGAAGTGCCAATGATGGAATCAATCACAATTCAACTGCACAATTGCAGTACAATTATGGAGATCAGTTCAGAGGAGAGGTTATAGTAGATGAACAGGACAATATTTACGTAGCATCAAGTACACTTTCTTCTAATTTCCCTACAACTGCAGGAGTGTTTCAAGCAGCTTCTTCAGGTGGACAGGAGGCAGTAGTTTTTAAATTTAATACCAACCTTTCTACTTTACAATGGTCATCCTACCTTGGTGGCAGTGGAGTGGATGCAGGTTATTCACTGAAATTAGACAGCAGCAATGATTTGCTTGTTTGCGGAGGAACTACAAGTTCTAATCTTGCTAATACTTCAGGAGCATTAAATACTACTTATCAAGGAGGAGCTGCTGATGGATATGTTTCTAAAATCAACAATAGCGGAACTCAATTGATTCGCAGCACATACATCGGAACATCCGCGTATGATCAGGCTTATTTTGTAGAAACCGACCGCATGAATAATGTTTACTTATACGGTCAAAGCAGGGGAATATATCCCCTTACGCCAGGCGTGTATTCTAATTTTAATACCAAGCAATTTATTCATAAACTGGACAATTCACTCAGTTCAACTTTATTTTCTACAACTTTTGGTGCCGGTACAAGTGTCCCTAACATTTCCCCAACTGCATTTTTAGTGGATGTTTGCGGATATATATATGCATCGGGCTGGGGTGGAAACGTAAATACTTCTTGGAATTCCCAAACAGGAACCACCAATGGAATGCCGGTTTCCGGAGATGCATTTCAATCGACTACTGATGGTAGTGATTTTTATTTTATTGTTTTAGGTCCTGATGCAACATTCCTTGAATACGCTACTTTTTTCGGGGGCAATGGCTCAGCCGAACACGTAGATGGAGGAACAAGTCGTTTTGACAAGCGAGGAGCCATTTATCAGGCTGTGTGTGCAGGCTGTGGCGGGAATTCTTTATTCCCTACGACCCCGGGTGTATGGTCAAATACCAACAATAGCTCAAACTGTAACCTGGGAGCCATAAAATTTGATTTTCAGATTAATAGTGTTAATGTTGATGTAAGTACTTCTTCAACTCAGGGATGTGCGCCACTGACAATACAGTTTGATGATAATGATACTTCTGCTGTAAGTTATTTTTGGGATTTTGGAAATGGGGACACTGCCAATGTAAAATCACCATCTTACATATTTGACCAGCCAGGAACTTATGATGTGACCCTGATCGGCTTTGACTCAACAGCCTGTGTTGGAGTAGTGTTGTCAGATACAGCATATGCAACTATTGAAGTATTGTCCAGGCAAAGCGATACAGTAGATGTAAATATTTGCGATGGGGAATCCTATTTTGTGGGCGGTGCTTTGCAGACAAGTTCCGGAACCTATATTGACTCATTTACTACTACAAATGGTTGTGATAGCATTGTAACTACTATGCTTACAGTATTGCCTAATACAGCATCTGCTCAAAGCATCAGCATTTGTGATGGGGAATCATTTTTTGCTGGTGGAGCAATGCAAAGCAGTTCTGGCACCTATACTGATACATTTACCGCTGCGAATGGTTGTGACAGTGTATTGACCACTAATTTAACAGTATTGCCTAATACAGCTTCTGCTCAAAGCATCAGTATTTGCGATGGAGAATCCTATTTTGCGGGCGGAGCTTTGCAGACTACTTCAGGAACTTATACCGATACGTTTACTTCTGCCAATGGCTGTGACAGTGTATTGACCACAAATTTAACGGTATTGCCCAATGCAGCTTCTGCTCAAAGCATCAGCATTTGCGATGGGGAATCTT